From a single Miscanthus floridulus cultivar M001 chromosome 8, ASM1932011v1, whole genome shotgun sequence genomic region:
- the LOC136477947 gene encoding uncharacterized protein isoform X1, protein MEAATAMDFHTLSRRELQALCKRNGVRANMTNAAMAEALQRLDSVDGIDEIGTTLCHPTPGRSAMKSAAKMVAVEEQQHGSPLPRGRRVSVKSPEAIRMEVEGGADEMKEIVKTPGVALRSTRRGTRATPAPLPTPVPACSTRATARRTAARKTGEVAPTPATRRSQRTASPFYAAGAVEAGRPAEDVPEEKTSKMTIALDQEAEVVATASKEKVQQGEPKAAFSDVKCDGPKEEKGQQEEPKVVASDVKCDEEEIAKFLEGDNKEEELEEGEEADSSDAATASAAVLVQSCNDPMVEEVVVVMEEQSTKPHEGIVKELEPISVERSALLTVIEKEQDASVEDCEDLAEFAPAREMTDEIIPVTEDKEVAISEEVVTEDKKVVIREEATEDKEVAINEEVAVNEEAVKEDGFANTVETDPTPEEILTAAGEDEAIEEGEVILTEGKEGAADEMPQAGETSEEDEEDYLTELKQGAADEVAELADNETSEEDEDDLTAEREGAAAKMLQGELTDDEASEEEDLDEDEEWASDDDETNDESDEIGSTDESDEDTDGTNEESYTIGAVQMLQGTGIAEEANEDASTEDDDFSGDLPPEFDNIMVFSDAETESDIAAPVLEENQAAVASATKTAKSLDDSAMSLEQEEGPEEADATEKALKATEKALKEVDNIVKSLDEFTFKEGESEEMQKQQPQDYNSMSLRKLKSTYKKCLIAAKQEGKQEEVTEGKRLPLQEVDENACINH, encoded by the exons ATGGAGGCGGCGACGGCCATGGATTTCCACACCCTCTCGCGACGGGAGCTCCAGGCGCTGTGCAAGCGCAACGGCGTCCGCGCCAACATGACAAacgccgccatggccgaggcgCTCCAGCGCCTAGATTCG GTCGACGGGATCGACGAGATCGGCACGACTCTCTGTCACCCGACGCCAGgaaggtcggcgatgaagtcggcgGCGAAGATGGTGGCCGTCGAGGAGCAGCAGCACGGTAGCCCGCTCCCCCGCGGCCGCCGCGTATCGGTGAAATCACCAGAGGCCATCCGGATGGAGGTTGAAGGAGGAGCGGACGAGATGAAGGAGATCGTGAAGACTCCCGGCGTGGCGCTGCGCAGCACCCGCCGCGGCACTCGGGCCACGCCCGCGCCGCTTCCTACTCCGGTGCCGGCGTGCAGTACGCGCGCAACAGCGAGGAGGACCGCCGCTCGTAAGACGGGCGAGGTGGCGCCGACCCCAGCCACCCGGAGGAGCCAGAGGACGGCGTCTCCTTTTTATGCCGCGGGGGCAGTGGAGGCGGGCCGACCCGCCGAAGATGTACCCGAGGAAAAGACATCGAAGATGACGATAGCTTTGGATCAGGAAGCCGAAGTGGTGGCGACCGCATCGAAGGAGAAGGTGCAGCAAGGCGAACCGAAAG CTGCTTTCTCGGATGTGAAATGTGATGGTCCAAAGGAGGAGAAGGGGCAGCAAGAGGAACCAAAGG TTGTTGCCTCGGATGTGAAATGTGACGAGGAGGAAATTGCCAAGTTTTTGGAAGGAGACAACAAAGAGGAGGAACTGGAGGAGGGTGAGGAAG CTGATTCTTCTGATGCAGCCACAGCGTCTGCAGCTGTTTTGGTTCAGAGCTGCAATGATCCTATGGTGGAGGAAGTGGTGGTTGTCATGGAGGAACAGTCCACAAAGCCCCACGAAG GAATTGTGAAAGAGCTGGAACCTATAAGTGTTGAGAGATCTGCTCTTTTGACAGTCATTGAGAAGGAACAGGATGCCTCGGTTGAAGATTGTGAGGACCTGGCTGAATTCGCACCTGCAAGGGAGATGACTGATGAGATCATTCCTGTTACTGAAGATAAGGAAGTGGCCATCAGTGAGGAGGTTGTTACTGAAGATAAGAAAGTGGTCATCAGGGAGGAGGCTACTGAAGATAAGGAAGTAGCTATCAATGAGGAAGTGGCCGTCAATGAGGAGGCCGTCAAGGAAGATGGTTTTGCTAACACTGTTGAGACTGATCCTACCCCAGAGGAGATTCTGACTGCTGCGGGAGAAGATGAGGCCATTGAGGAAGGTGAAGTCATACTCACTGAAGGCAAAGAAGGTGCtgctgatgagatgccacaggcTGGTGAGACcagtgaagaagatgaggaagATTACCTCACTGAATTGAAACAAGGGGCTGCTGATGAGGTGGCTGAGCTGGCAGACAATGAAACAAGTGAAGAAGACGAAGATGACCTAACTGCAGAGAGAGAAGGAGCTGCTGCTAAGATGCTGCAGGGTGAACTGACAGACGATGAGGCCAGTGAAGAAGAAGATCTCGACGAAGATGAGGAATGGGCTTCAGATGATGATGAGACCAACGATGAGAGCGATGAAATTGGCTCTACTGATGAGAGCGATGAAGATACTGATGGGACCAATGAGGAGAGTTACACCATTGGTGCAGTCCAAATGTTGCAGGGAACTGGGATAGCTGAAGAGGCCAACGAAGATGCCTCTACTGAAGATGATGATTTCAGTGGCGACCTACCACCAGAGTTTGACAATATCATGGTATTCAGTGATGCTGAAACTGAGAGTGACATTGCTGCTCCAGTGCTCGAGGAAAACCAGGCTGCTGTTGCATCTGCAACCAAAACTGCAAAGTCTCTGGATGATTCTGCCATGAGTTTAGAGCAGGAGGAGGGTCCTGAGGAGGCTGATGCTACTGAAAAAGCATTGAAAGCTACTGAAAAAGCATTGAAAGAGGTTGACAACATTGTGAAGTCCCTGGATGAGTTCACCTTCAAGGAGGGAGAATCAGAGGAGATGCAGAAGCAGCAGCCACAGGATTATAATAGCATGAGCCTAAGGAAGCTTAAAAGCACGTACAAGAAATGTCTTATTGCTGCAAAG CAGGAAGGGAAGcaggaggaggtcaccgaagggAAGAGGCTTCCTCTCCAGGAGGTGGATGAGAACGCCTGCATCAACCACTGA
- the LOC136477947 gene encoding uncharacterized protein isoform X3, with protein sequence MEAATAMDFHTLSRRELQALCKRNGVRANMTNAAMAEALQRLDSVDGIDEIGTTLCHPTPGRSAMKSAAKMVAVEEQQHGSPLPRGRRVSVKSPEAIRMEVEGGADEMKEIVKTPGVALRSTRRGTRATPAPLPTPVPACSTRATARRTAARKTGEVAPTPATRRSQRTASPFYAAGAVEAGRPAEDVPEEKTSKMTIALDQEAEVVATASKEKVQQGEPKVVASDVKCDEEEIAKFLEGDNKEEELEEGEEADSSDAATASAAVLVQSCNDPMVEEVVVVMEEQSTKPHEGIVKELEPISVERSALLTVIEKEQDASVEDCEDLAEFAPAREMTDEIIPVTEDKEVAISEEVVTEDKKVVIREEATEDKEVAINEEVAVNEEAVKEDGFANTVETDPTPEEILTAAGEDEAIEEGEVILTEGKEGAADEMPQAGETSEEDEEDYLTELKQGAADEVAELADNETSEEDEDDLTAEREGAAAKMLQGELTDDEASEEEDLDEDEEWASDDDETNDESDEIGSTDESDEDTDGTNEESYTIGAVQMLQGTGIAEEANEDASTEDDDFSGDLPPEFDNIMVFSDAETESDIAAPVLEENQAAVASATKTAKSLDDSAMSLEQEEGPEEADATEKALKATEKALKEVDNIVKSLDEFTFKEGESEEMQKQQPQDYNSMSLRKLKSTYKKCLIAAKQEGKQEEVTEGKRLPLQEVDENACINH encoded by the exons ATGGAGGCGGCGACGGCCATGGATTTCCACACCCTCTCGCGACGGGAGCTCCAGGCGCTGTGCAAGCGCAACGGCGTCCGCGCCAACATGACAAacgccgccatggccgaggcgCTCCAGCGCCTAGATTCG GTCGACGGGATCGACGAGATCGGCACGACTCTCTGTCACCCGACGCCAGgaaggtcggcgatgaagtcggcgGCGAAGATGGTGGCCGTCGAGGAGCAGCAGCACGGTAGCCCGCTCCCCCGCGGCCGCCGCGTATCGGTGAAATCACCAGAGGCCATCCGGATGGAGGTTGAAGGAGGAGCGGACGAGATGAAGGAGATCGTGAAGACTCCCGGCGTGGCGCTGCGCAGCACCCGCCGCGGCACTCGGGCCACGCCCGCGCCGCTTCCTACTCCGGTGCCGGCGTGCAGTACGCGCGCAACAGCGAGGAGGACCGCCGCTCGTAAGACGGGCGAGGTGGCGCCGACCCCAGCCACCCGGAGGAGCCAGAGGACGGCGTCTCCTTTTTATGCCGCGGGGGCAGTGGAGGCGGGCCGACCCGCCGAAGATGTACCCGAGGAAAAGACATCGAAGATGACGATAGCTTTGGATCAGGAAGCCGAAGTGGTGGCGACCGCATCGAAGGAGAAGGTGCAGCAAGGCGAACCGAAAG TTGTTGCCTCGGATGTGAAATGTGACGAGGAGGAAATTGCCAAGTTTTTGGAAGGAGACAACAAAGAGGAGGAACTGGAGGAGGGTGAGGAAG CTGATTCTTCTGATGCAGCCACAGCGTCTGCAGCTGTTTTGGTTCAGAGCTGCAATGATCCTATGGTGGAGGAAGTGGTGGTTGTCATGGAGGAACAGTCCACAAAGCCCCACGAAG GAATTGTGAAAGAGCTGGAACCTATAAGTGTTGAGAGATCTGCTCTTTTGACAGTCATTGAGAAGGAACAGGATGCCTCGGTTGAAGATTGTGAGGACCTGGCTGAATTCGCACCTGCAAGGGAGATGACTGATGAGATCATTCCTGTTACTGAAGATAAGGAAGTGGCCATCAGTGAGGAGGTTGTTACTGAAGATAAGAAAGTGGTCATCAGGGAGGAGGCTACTGAAGATAAGGAAGTAGCTATCAATGAGGAAGTGGCCGTCAATGAGGAGGCCGTCAAGGAAGATGGTTTTGCTAACACTGTTGAGACTGATCCTACCCCAGAGGAGATTCTGACTGCTGCGGGAGAAGATGAGGCCATTGAGGAAGGTGAAGTCATACTCACTGAAGGCAAAGAAGGTGCtgctgatgagatgccacaggcTGGTGAGACcagtgaagaagatgaggaagATTACCTCACTGAATTGAAACAAGGGGCTGCTGATGAGGTGGCTGAGCTGGCAGACAATGAAACAAGTGAAGAAGACGAAGATGACCTAACTGCAGAGAGAGAAGGAGCTGCTGCTAAGATGCTGCAGGGTGAACTGACAGACGATGAGGCCAGTGAAGAAGAAGATCTCGACGAAGATGAGGAATGGGCTTCAGATGATGATGAGACCAACGATGAGAGCGATGAAATTGGCTCTACTGATGAGAGCGATGAAGATACTGATGGGACCAATGAGGAGAGTTACACCATTGGTGCAGTCCAAATGTTGCAGGGAACTGGGATAGCTGAAGAGGCCAACGAAGATGCCTCTACTGAAGATGATGATTTCAGTGGCGACCTACCACCAGAGTTTGACAATATCATGGTATTCAGTGATGCTGAAACTGAGAGTGACATTGCTGCTCCAGTGCTCGAGGAAAACCAGGCTGCTGTTGCATCTGCAACCAAAACTGCAAAGTCTCTGGATGATTCTGCCATGAGTTTAGAGCAGGAGGAGGGTCCTGAGGAGGCTGATGCTACTGAAAAAGCATTGAAAGCTACTGAAAAAGCATTGAAAGAGGTTGACAACATTGTGAAGTCCCTGGATGAGTTCACCTTCAAGGAGGGAGAATCAGAGGAGATGCAGAAGCAGCAGCCACAGGATTATAATAGCATGAGCCTAAGGAAGCTTAAAAGCACGTACAAGAAATGTCTTATTGCTGCAAAG CAGGAAGGGAAGcaggaggaggtcaccgaagggAAGAGGCTTCCTCTCCAGGAGGTGGATGAGAACGCCTGCATCAACCACTGA
- the LOC136477947 gene encoding uncharacterized protein isoform X2 has product MEAATAMDFHTLSRRELQALCKRNGVRANMTNAAMAEALQRLDSVDGIDEIGTTLCHPTPGRSAMKSAAKMVAVEEQQHGSPLPRGRRVSVKSPEAIRMEVEGGADEMKEIVKTPGVALRSTRRGTRATPAPLPTPVPACSTRATARRTAARKTGEVAPTPATRRSQRTASPFYAAGAVEAGRPAEDVPEEKTSKMTIALDQEAEVVATASKEKVQQGEPKAAFSDVKCDGPKEEKGQQEEPKVVASDVKCDEEEIAKFLEGDNKEEELEEGEEADSSDAATASAAVLVQSCNDPMVEEVVVVMEEQSTKPHEGIVKELEPISVERSALLTVIEKEQDASVEDCEDLAEFAPAREMTDEIIPVTEDKEVAISEEVVTEDKKVVIREEATEDKEVAINEEVAVNEEAVKEDGFANTVETDPTPEEILTAAGEDEAIEEGEVILTEGKEGAADEMPQAGETSEEDEEDYLTELKQGAADEVAELADNETSEEDEDDLTAEREGAAAKMLQGELTDDEASEEEDLDEDEEWASDDDETNDESDEIGSTDESDEDTDGTNEESYTIGAVQMLQGTGIAEEANEDASTEDDDFSGDLPPEFDNIMVFSDAETESDIAAPVLEENQAAVASATKTAKSLDDSAMSLEQEEGPEEADATEKALKATEKALKEVDNIVKSLDEFTFKEGESEEMQKQQPQDYNSMSLRKLKSTYKKCLIAAKEGKQEEVTEGKRLPLQEVDENACINH; this is encoded by the exons ATGGAGGCGGCGACGGCCATGGATTTCCACACCCTCTCGCGACGGGAGCTCCAGGCGCTGTGCAAGCGCAACGGCGTCCGCGCCAACATGACAAacgccgccatggccgaggcgCTCCAGCGCCTAGATTCG GTCGACGGGATCGACGAGATCGGCACGACTCTCTGTCACCCGACGCCAGgaaggtcggcgatgaagtcggcgGCGAAGATGGTGGCCGTCGAGGAGCAGCAGCACGGTAGCCCGCTCCCCCGCGGCCGCCGCGTATCGGTGAAATCACCAGAGGCCATCCGGATGGAGGTTGAAGGAGGAGCGGACGAGATGAAGGAGATCGTGAAGACTCCCGGCGTGGCGCTGCGCAGCACCCGCCGCGGCACTCGGGCCACGCCCGCGCCGCTTCCTACTCCGGTGCCGGCGTGCAGTACGCGCGCAACAGCGAGGAGGACCGCCGCTCGTAAGACGGGCGAGGTGGCGCCGACCCCAGCCACCCGGAGGAGCCAGAGGACGGCGTCTCCTTTTTATGCCGCGGGGGCAGTGGAGGCGGGCCGACCCGCCGAAGATGTACCCGAGGAAAAGACATCGAAGATGACGATAGCTTTGGATCAGGAAGCCGAAGTGGTGGCGACCGCATCGAAGGAGAAGGTGCAGCAAGGCGAACCGAAAG CTGCTTTCTCGGATGTGAAATGTGATGGTCCAAAGGAGGAGAAGGGGCAGCAAGAGGAACCAAAGG TTGTTGCCTCGGATGTGAAATGTGACGAGGAGGAAATTGCCAAGTTTTTGGAAGGAGACAACAAAGAGGAGGAACTGGAGGAGGGTGAGGAAG CTGATTCTTCTGATGCAGCCACAGCGTCTGCAGCTGTTTTGGTTCAGAGCTGCAATGATCCTATGGTGGAGGAAGTGGTGGTTGTCATGGAGGAACAGTCCACAAAGCCCCACGAAG GAATTGTGAAAGAGCTGGAACCTATAAGTGTTGAGAGATCTGCTCTTTTGACAGTCATTGAGAAGGAACAGGATGCCTCGGTTGAAGATTGTGAGGACCTGGCTGAATTCGCACCTGCAAGGGAGATGACTGATGAGATCATTCCTGTTACTGAAGATAAGGAAGTGGCCATCAGTGAGGAGGTTGTTACTGAAGATAAGAAAGTGGTCATCAGGGAGGAGGCTACTGAAGATAAGGAAGTAGCTATCAATGAGGAAGTGGCCGTCAATGAGGAGGCCGTCAAGGAAGATGGTTTTGCTAACACTGTTGAGACTGATCCTACCCCAGAGGAGATTCTGACTGCTGCGGGAGAAGATGAGGCCATTGAGGAAGGTGAAGTCATACTCACTGAAGGCAAAGAAGGTGCtgctgatgagatgccacaggcTGGTGAGACcagtgaagaagatgaggaagATTACCTCACTGAATTGAAACAAGGGGCTGCTGATGAGGTGGCTGAGCTGGCAGACAATGAAACAAGTGAAGAAGACGAAGATGACCTAACTGCAGAGAGAGAAGGAGCTGCTGCTAAGATGCTGCAGGGTGAACTGACAGACGATGAGGCCAGTGAAGAAGAAGATCTCGACGAAGATGAGGAATGGGCTTCAGATGATGATGAGACCAACGATGAGAGCGATGAAATTGGCTCTACTGATGAGAGCGATGAAGATACTGATGGGACCAATGAGGAGAGTTACACCATTGGTGCAGTCCAAATGTTGCAGGGAACTGGGATAGCTGAAGAGGCCAACGAAGATGCCTCTACTGAAGATGATGATTTCAGTGGCGACCTACCACCAGAGTTTGACAATATCATGGTATTCAGTGATGCTGAAACTGAGAGTGACATTGCTGCTCCAGTGCTCGAGGAAAACCAGGCTGCTGTTGCATCTGCAACCAAAACTGCAAAGTCTCTGGATGATTCTGCCATGAGTTTAGAGCAGGAGGAGGGTCCTGAGGAGGCTGATGCTACTGAAAAAGCATTGAAAGCTACTGAAAAAGCATTGAAAGAGGTTGACAACATTGTGAAGTCCCTGGATGAGTTCACCTTCAAGGAGGGAGAATCAGAGGAGATGCAGAAGCAGCAGCCACAGGATTATAATAGCATGAGCCTAAGGAAGCTTAAAAGCACGTACAAGAAATGTCTTATTGCTGCAAAG GAAGGGAAGcaggaggaggtcaccgaagggAAGAGGCTTCCTCTCCAGGAGGTGGATGAGAACGCCTGCATCAACCACTGA